ACCAATACACGCGCTACATGACTATCGTCATCTGTGCGGTACAAAGTGCTATGATGGCTGTGGCCATGCATACGCCCTCAAAACTTTTAGGTGTTCCTGGTTTTGAGGATCTCGTCATCAACAAAGGTTCTGCTTTTGTGATTCAAACAACCATTATTGTTACAGCATCAGCTATCCTCATTATGTGGTTAGGTGAGCAAATTACTGATAAAGGTTTAGGTAATGGTGCTTCAATTATCATTACTATTAACGTTCTTTCTTCAATGCCTCAGGCATTCGCAGCTGTTTATTCAAAATACCAAGAAGGTGAGTGGAACCTCGTTCAAATTCTCGTCGTCGTTGGTATCCTCTTTATCGTAACAGCCGCAACCGTAGCTCTCGTTCAGGGTATGCGTAAGATCCCACTCAAATATGCTCGTGATGCTTCTAGCAGAAATGCGATGATCGAGAAAACATCCTACCTTCCACTCAAGGTTAACCACGCAGGTGTAATGCCGATTATCTTCGCATCAGCACTTATGATGTTCCCGCCAATGATTATCAACAAAATTGGTGGTGACTTTGCACGAACTGTGGCGCCTTACTTCGATTTTGGTAGTACTTCATACCTCATTATTCAGGGTGTTATGATCTTAGTTTTCACTTTCTTCTGGGTTGCTACACAGTTCAATCCTATTCAAATTGCCGACGATTTAAACCGTTCAGGTGCATTTGTTCCAGGTCACAGACCCGGTGAGCCAACTTCTACTTTTTTAAATGATACAATGACTAGAATTACAGTTGCAGGAGCAATTTTCCTTGTTATATTGGCGCTTCTTCCATACGTTCTCATGAACGCCATGGGGTCTGGTTCTACTGACTTTATCATTACACAGTTCTTTGGCGGAACAAGCCTGTTGATTATGGTTGGTGTAGTACTTCAAACCATGCAACAAATCGAAGTTCAGTTAGTTCAGAACAACTACGACGGTTTCATTACCGGCGGAAGATTGAGAAGCCGTAAAGGCTAATATTTTCCGGGCGATTAGCTCAGCTGGCTAGAGCGACTGGTTTACACCCAGTAGGTCGGGGGTTCAAGTCCCTCATCGCCCACCACATTTTTTCTTGCGGAAACCGCAAAGCCATTCAGGGAAACCTGAAACCGATTTTTCGGGCGATTAGCTCAGCTGGCTAGAGCGACTGGTTTACACCCAGTAGGTCGGGGGTTCAAGTCCCTCATCGCCCACCACATTTTTCTTGCGGAAACCGCAAAGCCATTCAGGGAAACCTGAAACCGATTTATCGGGCGATTAGCTCAGCTGGCTAGAGCGACTGGTTTACACCCAGTAGGTCGGGGGTTCAAGTCCCTCATCGCCCACCACATTTTTCTTGCGGAAACCGCAAAGCCATTCAGGGAAACCTGAAACCGATTTATCGGGCGATTAGCTCAGCTGGCTAGAGCGACTGGTTTACACCCAGTAGGTCGGGGGTTCAAGTCCCTCATCGCCCACCACATTTTTTCTTGCGAATATCGCAAAGCCATTCGGGGAAACCTGAAACCGATTTATCGGGCGATTAGCTCAGCTGGCTAGAGCGACTGGTTTACACCCAGTAGGTCGGGGGTTCAAGTCCCTCATCGCCCACCAAACTTTAATCACAAATCTTCGGATTTGTGATTTTTTTTGTTTATTATATAAAAAAAGTTTAAAAAACTTACAAAGTGACGACAGATTACTTCTTTTGACTTCGTATTCAGAGTAGATACACTTTCCGAGGAGTATGAAAAAGGCGAGACACCGTGAACTTGATTTGTTCGTCTTTTACAGGAATCATGAAGCCCATGTCGCAAGACATGGGCTTTTTTTTGAATCTTTAGGTGATTTTGTGAAAGATACTTATTTTATTTTTTTCATGATTATCCATAACGTTGGGCAAAGCCCCCAAGTTGCCTGAGCAAGGATTGGCAAATCCTTGCAGGGAGAGCTCGAGAGGGACAGCGTCCTTCTCGTATGCGAATCATCATGCGCCTTATTGTGGAGAATCGAGATTTCTTTTAGTAGCTGTCCTTCTTCGGAGGGGGAGAATACTATTAGCCCTAGGTGAATGCAATGAACCGGGGGAACTCTATAAATAAGAAGATCGTCCTCGAAGAGGGCGTACAGTTCTATATTATCAACCGTCTTGAACTTGGCCCTATTCAATTAGAATAAGGTGAAGAAGCTTTTTTTGTGGGCACAAAAAAGCTCACTTAAAAATAAGTGAGCTTTATAAACTTATTGGACGAAGTTTATTTTTTCAGTGTAGAAAGATATTCAGTGAGATCGGCAATTTCCTGCGCATTCAAGTTGAGGTTCTTCACTGAGGGCATGATGGATGTTTTCATCATCTCTTTCTTGGCGATGTCTTTTTTGGCCAGATTAGTGCGATTCCCAGCTAAATCTCGAATGACGAGAGGGTCAGAGTCAGAATCAATGAAGTATCCCTTGTATTCTTTGCCAGCTTTGGTGGTGATGTTCGCTGTTTCATATCCAAAGGAAATGGCACTGGATGGATTGATGAGTGAATCCAGTAAGTAGTCCTTACCAAATTTACCGCCAATATCAGTGAGGTTAGGACCCACATCCATACCGCGCTTGCCAACTTTGTGACAGCTGAAGCATATAGCTTTGCCGTGGAAGATAGCCTCGCCTTTCTTGGCGGTACCTTTGAGTTTTAGTAGCTCCTTGATTGAAGGTAGCTTACCATTGCTCTTTGTAAGGTGCTTGGAGA
This genomic interval from Lentisphaera araneosa HTCC2155 contains the following:
- the secY gene encoding preprotein translocase subunit SecY; this encodes MLSAFQNMLKVQDLRKKLLYTVWVIVLVRVLKNVPIPGIDLNVLADLMDYVKNQSESANKLVGMANVFSGGALQKLAIGVLGIMPYITASIIMQLMTPVFPNLEKLQKDGSHGRQKLNQYTRYMTIVICAVQSAMMAVAMHTPSKLLGVPGFEDLVINKGSAFVIQTTIIVTASAILIMWLGEQITDKGLGNGASIIITINVLSSMPQAFAAVYSKYQEGEWNLVQILVVVGILFIVTAATVALVQGMRKIPLKYARDASSRNAMIEKTSYLPLKVNHAGVMPIIFASALMMFPPMIINKIGGDFARTVAPYFDFGSTSYLIIQGVMILVFTFFWVATQFNPIQIADDLNRSGAFVPGHRPGEPTSTFLNDTMTRITVAGAIFLVILALLPYVLMNAMGSGSTDFIITQFFGGTSLLIMVGVVLQTMQQIEVQLVQNNYDGFITGGRLRSRKG